Proteins co-encoded in one Sulfuricystis thermophila genomic window:
- the ftsW gene encoding putative lipid II flippase FtsW — protein sequence MNTAVLGRRVGGASTANEIDPLLLWPALALLLTGLVMVYSASIATAEGSAFSGHTPTYFLVRHTAFLLIGLVWALIVFQIPLRIWQQLAPWLFLAGVVLLAVVLIPGIGRSVNGAQRWIGLGPINVQPSEFMKLAAVLYAADYTARKLTEMGSFRRGFVPLAAVMIVVAALLLREPDFGAFVVIIGIAMGILFLGGMNGRLFAFLIVAMAIAFALLIISSPYRWERIISYMDPWRDAFGKGYQLSHALIAFGRGEWFGVGLGASVEKLFYLPEAHTDFLLAVIAEELGFVGVVAVVLLFALLTWRSFMVGRQALLLDRVYASLVAQGIGIWLGLQSFINMGVNMGLLPTKGLTLPLMSFGGSGIVANCVALAVLLRVDFENRRLMRGLPA from the coding sequence ATGAACACCGCCGTGCTCGGCCGCCGTGTTGGCGGCGCCTCCACCGCCAACGAAATCGACCCGCTGCTGCTTTGGCCGGCGCTCGCGCTGCTCCTGACTGGCCTGGTGATGGTGTATTCGGCCTCGATCGCCACCGCCGAGGGTTCGGCCTTCAGCGGCCATACGCCGACCTACTTTCTGGTACGCCATACCGCCTTCCTGCTGATCGGGCTGGTCTGGGCGCTGATCGTCTTCCAGATTCCGCTGCGCATCTGGCAGCAGCTGGCGCCCTGGCTGTTCCTCGCCGGCGTGGTGTTGCTGGCGGTCGTGCTGATCCCCGGCATCGGCAGGTCGGTCAATGGCGCGCAGCGCTGGATCGGGCTCGGCCCTATCAATGTCCAGCCCTCGGAGTTCATGAAGCTCGCCGCCGTGCTCTATGCGGCGGACTACACGGCAAGAAAGCTCACCGAGATGGGCAGCTTCCGACGCGGCTTCGTGCCGCTGGCGGCGGTGATGATCGTCGTCGCCGCACTGCTCTTGCGCGAGCCGGATTTCGGCGCCTTCGTCGTCATCATCGGCATCGCGATGGGCATCCTGTTCCTCGGCGGCATGAACGGCCGGCTGTTCGCCTTCCTGATCGTCGCCATGGCCATCGCCTTCGCGCTCTTGATCATCTCTTCGCCTTACCGCTGGGAACGCATCATCAGCTACATGGACCCCTGGCGCGACGCCTTCGGCAAAGGCTACCAGCTCTCGCACGCGCTGATCGCCTTCGGGCGCGGCGAGTGGTTCGGCGTCGGTCTGGGCGCTTCGGTCGAGAAGCTGTTTTATCTCCCCGAGGCGCACACCGATTTCCTGCTCGCGGTGATCGCCGAGGAGCTCGGCTTCGTCGGCGTCGTGGCGGTCGTCCTGCTGTTCGCGCTGCTCACCTGGCGATCCTTCATGGTCGGCCGCCAGGCCCTGCTGCTCGACCGCGTCTACGCCAGTCTCGTCGCGCAGGGCATCGGCATCTGGCTCGGCTTGCAGAGCTTCATCAACATGGGCGTCAATATGGGGCTGTTGCCCACCAAGGGGCTGACGCTGCCGTTGATGAGCTTCGGCGGTTCCGGCATCGTCGCCAACTGTGTCGCGCTCGCTGTGCTGCTGCGCGTGGACTTCGAGAACAGAAGATTGATGAGGGGATTGCCGGCATGA
- the murD gene encoding UDP-N-acetylmuramoyl-L-alanine--D-glutamate ligase produces the protein MNLAGKHVLILGLGESGLAAARWCDRQGARLRIADTRTNPPGLEALQCRLASAEFRAGEFDKTLLDGIDLVVLSPGLSPGMLVVIHARARGIPVVGEIELFAQALRALAQHVPVIAITGTNGKTTTTALTGHLLAASGRTVGVAGNISPAALDALMDFQDQGALPEAWVLELSSFQLETTETLDATAATVLNVSDDHLDRYIDLDDYASAKARIFRGTGTQVLNRDDPRVKRMAIPGRKLITFGLDAPADANDFGLRENRNEPWLVQGDRFLLPVGALPLAGLHNAANVLAALALCTAIGLEPVKLLPALRTFRGLPHRVEKVTTIGGVTFYDDSKGTNVGATVAALRGLGTKSVVILGGDGKGQDFSQLVPAVAQHARAVVLIGRDAPLIEQAIAGCGVPLRNATDMADAVRTAARLAQTGDAVLLSPACASFDMFKNYAHRAEVFRAAVAELEARA, from the coding sequence ATGAATCTCGCCGGCAAACACGTGCTGATCCTCGGCCTGGGTGAATCGGGCCTGGCGGCCGCCCGCTGGTGCGACCGCCAGGGCGCGCGGCTGCGCATCGCCGACACACGGACGAATCCGCCGGGCCTCGAGGCCCTGCAGTGCCGTCTCGCCAGCGCCGAGTTTCGTGCCGGCGAATTCGACAAGACGCTGCTCGACGGCATCGATCTCGTCGTGCTCTCGCCGGGCCTGTCGCCCGGCATGCTGGTGGTGATCCATGCCCGCGCCCGGGGCATTCCGGTGGTCGGCGAGATCGAGCTGTTCGCCCAGGCGCTGCGCGCGCTCGCGCAGCACGTGCCGGTGATCGCGATCACCGGCACCAACGGCAAGACGACGACGACCGCGCTCACCGGCCATCTGCTCGCCGCCAGCGGCCGCACGGTGGGCGTGGCCGGCAACATTTCGCCGGCCGCGCTCGATGCCCTGATGGACTTTCAGGACCAAGGCGCCCTGCCCGAGGCCTGGGTGCTGGAACTGTCGAGCTTCCAGCTCGAAACCACCGAAACGCTCGACGCCACCGCGGCGACGGTGCTCAACGTCTCGGACGACCACCTCGACCGCTACATCGATCTGGACGACTACGCCAGCGCCAAGGCGCGCATCTTCCGCGGCACGGGCACCCAGGTGCTCAACCGCGACGATCCACGAGTGAAACGCATGGCGATTCCCGGCCGCAAGCTGATCACCTTCGGCCTCGATGCGCCTGCCGATGCCAACGACTTCGGCCTGCGCGAAAACCGCAACGAGCCCTGGCTGGTGCAGGGCGACCGTTTCCTGCTGCCGGTCGGCGCACTGCCGCTCGCCGGTCTGCACAATGCCGCGAACGTGCTGGCGGCATTGGCGCTGTGCACCGCGATCGGCCTCGAGCCGGTCAAGCTCTTGCCGGCGCTGCGGACATTCCGCGGCCTGCCGCACCGCGTCGAGAAAGTGACGACGATCGGCGGCGTGACCTTCTACGACGATTCGAAGGGCACCAACGTCGGCGCCACCGTCGCCGCGCTCCGAGGACTGGGGACGAAGTCCGTCGTCATCCTCGGCGGCGATGGCAAGGGACAGGATTTTTCTCAGCTTGTGCCCGCCGTCGCCCAGCACGCCCGCGCCGTGGTGCTGATCGGCCGTGACGCGCCGCTGATCGAGCAGGCCATCGCCGGCTGCGGCGTGCCGCTGAGGAACGCGACCGACATGGCCGATGCGGTGCGCACCGCGGCCAGACTGGCGCAGACCGGCGATGCGGTGCTGCTCTCACCGGCCTGCGCGAGCTTCGACATGTTCAAGAATTACGCACACCGCGCCGAAGTATTTCGGGCGGCGGTCGCCGAACTGGAGGCCCGGGCATGA
- the murG gene encoding undecaprenyldiphospho-muramoylpentapeptide beta-N-acetylglucosaminyltransferase: MKTIVIMAGGTGGHIMPGLAVADRLRDAGWKVVWMGNPDGMEAKLVPPRHYEMAWVRFSALRGKGLKRQLLLPFNLLTAFWQAWRAFGKIRPDVVLGMGGFISFPGGMMASLRGIPLVLHEQNSIPGLANKVLAHVADRVLTGFPDTFRKGRWVGNPVRPEIAALPPPAERYGARSGRLQVLVLGGSLGAAALNETVPKALALLPEDERPEVVHQSGEKHLDALRAAYAAAGVHAHTVAFIADMAGAYEWADLVICRAGAATIAELAAAGVASILVPFPHAVDDHQTANARFLAQAGAAILLPQSELTPERLALIRALKRPQLIEMAEKARALAMPEATAAVAATCEEVCK; encoded by the coding sequence ATGAAGACCATCGTCATCATGGCGGGAGGCACCGGCGGTCACATCATGCCCGGTCTCGCGGTCGCCGACCGGTTGCGCGATGCCGGCTGGAAAGTGGTCTGGATGGGCAACCCGGATGGCATGGAGGCGAAGCTCGTGCCGCCGCGTCATTACGAAATGGCCTGGGTGCGCTTTTCCGCCTTGCGCGGCAAGGGGCTCAAGCGCCAGCTGCTGCTGCCCTTCAACCTGCTCACCGCCTTCTGGCAGGCCTGGCGCGCCTTTGGAAAGATTCGTCCGGACGTCGTGCTGGGCATGGGCGGCTTCATCAGCTTTCCCGGCGGGATGATGGCCAGCCTGCGCGGCATCCCGCTGGTGCTGCACGAGCAGAATTCGATCCCCGGCTTGGCCAACAAAGTGCTCGCCCATGTCGCCGATCGCGTGCTGACCGGTTTTCCCGATACATTCAGGAAAGGCCGCTGGGTCGGCAATCCGGTACGGCCGGAGATCGCCGCGTTGCCACCGCCCGCCGAGCGCTATGGCGCGCGCAGCGGCCGGCTGCAAGTGCTGGTGCTCGGCGGCAGCCTCGGCGCTGCGGCGCTCAACGAAACCGTGCCGAAGGCCCTCGCATTGTTGCCGGAGGACGAACGTCCCGAGGTCGTGCATCAGTCGGGCGAAAAGCATCTCGACGCGTTGCGCGCCGCCTATGCCGCCGCCGGCGTCCATGCACACACCGTGGCCTTCATCGCCGACATGGCGGGCGCCTATGAATGGGCGGACCTGGTGATCTGCCGCGCCGGCGCGGCGACGATCGCCGAGCTTGCCGCCGCGGGCGTGGCGAGCATCCTGGTGCCTTTCCCGCATGCGGTCGACGACCATCAGACCGCGAACGCGCGCTTCCTCGCCCAGGCGGGTGCGGCGATCCTGCTGCCCCAGAGCGAGCTGACGCCGGAGCGCCTCGCGCTGATCCGCGCTCTGAAACGCCCGCAACTGATCGAGATGGCGGAGAAGGCGCGCGCGCTGGCGATGCCCGAAGCAACCGCCGCCGTGGCGGCCACCTGTGAAGAGGTCTGCAAATGA